The genomic stretch AATTCCCCTGTTTATATATCACAAGAAATATGAGTCAATGCGCTCGAACATAGTGTTCAAGAACGACGCAGAACTCGATAGCTTTGTGATCAGCCTAGCCCAGAAGTGCGGCAAGCACATCTCTGTAGCGGAGCCGATGCTCGACGCCACCATCCCCGATGGCTCCAGGCTCCAAGCCACTCTGGCCCGAGAGGTCACCACGCGGGGTTCATCCTTCACGATTAGGCGATTCCGAGCCAATCCCTTCACGCCCCCAGACCTCCTGAGGGTCAAAACGATGTCGGCGGAGATGCTGGCTTATCTCTGGCTTGCCGTGGAACAAGGCGAGTCGATTGTCGTGTGCGGCGGCACGGCGTCCGGCAAGACCTCAACCCTGAACGCCATTCTTCTCTTCATCCCGCCCGCGATGAAAATCATCACCATTGAGGACACTAGGGAGATCAACCTTCCCCACGAGAACTGGATCGCGGGACTGACCAGAAGCGGCTTCGGCGCCCGTGGCCCCAATGGGAAACTCGCCGGCGAAATCGACATGTACGACCTGCTGAGGGCTGCGCTGAGGCAGAGACCTCAGTACTTAATAGTCGGCGAGGTCAGAGGCATCGAGACCTACACTATGTTCCAGGCGATGGCAACCGGGCACACGGTCTTCTCGACCATGCACGCCGATTCCGTTAAAAGCATGGTCTATAGGCTCGAGAACCCACCCATCAACCTGCCTAGAATTCTCCTCTCCTCGCTTAATATAGTGGTCATTCAGGCCCAGGTGAAGGTAGGCAAGGGAATCGCCCGCAGGATAAGGAGCATAGTCGAGATAGTGGGGATAGAGCAGGAGACAAACGAACTAATAACCAACACTGTGTATGTCTGGAACTCCGCGGACGACAACTTCACCTACAACGGCCACTCCTTCCTTTTCGAGCGGATAATGAGCATGAAGAATATGACCACCAGCCAAATGAAGGAGGAGTTCAAGCGGCGGGTGGAGATAATCGAGTGGATGGGTAAGGCCAACGTGAGGAATTATATCGAGGTCGCCAGCATTATTTCGGCCTACTATAAGGACCCGGAGGCGACCATTAAAAAGGTCAGGAGCGAGCTGTATGGTACATAAAGAGGAAAGGAAGAGGACCCTCTTCGAGAGGCTCGAAACGAAGCCTTCCGCTCCGATACAACCAGGAAGGGAGGACCAGCTCGCGAAGGCACGAATTCCCCATCAGGTCAAGCTCTCGCGCGGCACCGTTCCTTATCATGAGGCCCTCTCGAATTATCAGAAATACGCCAGAATTCTAATGTCCCCCTTCATAAAAAAGTATTTTTCCCATATAGGCGAGGGGTCCAAGCTAGAGATGGACCTCCTCAAAGCGCACATGAAGTTCAGGGTGGAGGACTTCCTCGCCTATGTCTGGTTCACCGTCTTCCTCCTCATCGCTGCTGCCCTGATTTCTGGAGTGATTATTGGGGCGCTAGCGCTCGCTTACAAAATTCCCACTCCCATCCTCCTGCTGGTCTACATCCTCCTCGCCCTGATGCCCCTGATAGCCTACATCGTGCTCATGCACACTCCCGCGAGCCGGGCTTCTAGCCGTGGGAAAGACATAGATAAAAAGATAGCCCATGCCATGAACTTCATCTCGACCCTAGCCTCTGCTGACGTGACCATTGACGTCATCTTCAGCGAGCTTGCGAAACAAAAAATATATGGCGAGATACAGAAAGAGGCCCAGTGGATAACCCGGGACATAGAGCTGTTGGGCAAGGACGTTCTTACCGCCATTCGGGAGGCAGCGGCGCGCACACCCTCAGCCAAGTTCCAGGACTTCCTTCAGGGCGTCGTGACAACCACTCTCTCCGGCGGCCAGCTCAAGCCCTACTTCATCCTCAAGGCTGAGCAGTACTCCAGGCTAGCGAAGCTGGAGAGCAAGAAGAACCAAGAGACCCTAGGCATGCTCGCCGAGAGCTTCGTTACCGTTGTGGTCGCCATGCCGCTCTTCCTTATCGTCATGATGTCTCTCATGGCCTTGGTCGGGAAGACTTCCGGCTCTTCGATTCTGCTCCTCTACCTCATCGTTTTCCTGATGATTCCCTTATCCCAGTTTGGCTTCATCATCGCCATCCAGTCAATGACGGAGGAGGCGTAGCCATGGCTGAGCTCGCCTTCTGGAAGCAGACCAGGCCCATGACGCTCGAGGAGATTTACGGGCCTAGAATAGAAAAGCAGACCAATTGGAGACTAATAATATATCTGATTGCGGGTGCTGTCTCGGCGGTGAACATTCTCGTGGCGGTGCTGATTCAGACAGGTGTCGTAGAACTAGGCGCCCTCAAACCTTTGGATTTCCTCGTCATCGCTCTTCTATGCGCCATTGGCCCGTACGGCTTCTATGAACACCGCAGATACAAAAAAATAAAAGCGCTCGAGGAGAAGCTCCCAGACTTTCTAAGGGACCTGGCCGAGTCGGGGAAGTTCGGGATGACCCTCGCGGCGTCCATAAGGACCGCCTCCAAAGGGAGGTATGGTGATCTCACACCCGAGATAAAGAGAATGGCCAATCAAATCGGCTGGGGAGTTTCGGCGACCGAGGCCCTCAGGCACTTCAGCGAGAGGCTCAACACCCCCCTCATCAACCGGACCTGCGGCATTATCATCAAGGCTTCGAATGCGGGGGGAAACGTTGCCGATATACTGACCCTCGTGTCAACGGACATTAAAGAGAATCAGATTATGCAGGCGGAGAAGGAGCTCAACATGAAGGCTTACATGGTCGTCATATACGTCGCCTTCTTCGTTTTCCTCGCGACCGTCCTCATTCTCAACGCCGTCTTCATCCCGCAGATAGAAGCCGCGGGTGGGACAGGGGCCTCGGAAATTTCCGCGGGCGGCATGACGACCGTCAATGCCCAGCTGATTCCTCAGGTCAGGTTCATTTATCTGGCTTCGGCCCTCATTCATGGCATTGGCGACGGCGTTACCGCCGGAATTCTGGAGAATGGACAGATACCCAATGGGCTGAGGCACAGCTTCTTCATGGTCCTGATCGCTTATCTGGCGCTGAGGGTGATGCTGATTTGATCCCGGTGAAGAGGCAAGAAGGGTCGAGAGGGTGGTGAGCAATGGAGAAATCGGAAACCTCGGCGGCGAGCGAGCGCAAAACTCCGGCAGCGAGCCTTGCAGAGATGCTGGCCAGGAGAAAGCCCCGAAGAGTGATGCTGCCCAAGTCCTCCACCATTGAGGAGATGGAAGAGGTGACCAAGGAGGCGGAGCGGGCACCGACCATCATCCCCAGAATCACCGACCCCAAAATCGAGGAGATAGAGATTCGCCCAATTCGGGAACCCTACTCTTATGTGAGGATAACCCTTAACAGGGAGACAAATTCCTATTTGTACGAGGTTATCGAGCCGCAGCTCAACGAGAAGGAGAAGGAGATTCTCGCTTTTCTAAAGGACACTATATCCAAGACCCTCGACTACACCCTTGAAGAGGCCACCACAAAAGACAAGGAAGAGTATCTCCGGAAGAGTATAGACGCCCTCCTCCTGAGCAGGGGCATCAAGCTCTCCGACACGTCAAAAGACAAAATCATGTACTATATCATCCGTGATTTCGTCGGCTACGGAATCATAGATGTCATGATGATTGATCCGAACATCGAGGATATCTCCTGCGATGGGACTCGTGTCCCCATCTACATATTCCACAGAAAGTACCAGTCTATGAAATCCAACCTCGTATTCAACACCGACGACGAAGCGAATTCTTTCATCATCGGTCTCGCCCAGAAGTGCGGGAAAACGATATCTGTTGCCGAGCCACTTCTCGACGCCACCGTGCCGGACGGTTCCCGCTTGCAGGCGACTCTGGCCCGCGAGGTGACGACTAGAGGAACCTCGTTCACCATCAGGCGCTTCAGGGACAACCCCTTCACCCCCTGCGACCTGATGAGGATGAAAACGATGTCGGTGGACATCGTCGCCTACCTGTGGCTCGCGATAGAGCACGGAGAGTCGATGTTCGTTGTAGGGGGCACTGCAAGCGGAAAAACCACCACCCTAAACGCGCTCTTCCTTTTCATACCACCACAGATGAAGATAGTGAGCATCGAGGACACACGTGAGATAAATATTCCACACGAGAACTGGATTGCGGGCCTCACCCGTCAGGGGACAGGCGGGAAAGGCGGGTCGAAGACCGTCAGCGACATAGACATGTTCGAGCTGATGAGAGCGGCGATGCGCCAGCGTCCCCAGTACCTGATCGTGGGAGAGGTCAGAGGCAAGGAGGCCTACACGCTGTTCCAGGCCATGGCGACCGGCAAGACGGTCTACAGCACCATTCACGCCGACTCCGTGCGCTCGATGGTGCACAGGCTGGAGAACCCGCCCATCGAGCTTCCCCGACTTCTTCTCTCATCGCTCAATTTGGTTCTCCTCCAGGGGCAGGTGAAAGTCGGCAGGCAGATGACCAGGCGAGTCAAGGGCATAATAGAAATAGTGGGTATAGAACCGGAGACAAACGAGCTGATAACCAACACCGTTTTTTCATGGAACCCGGCTAATGATGTATTCACCTATAATGGCCACTCTTTCATGTTCGAAAAGATAATGTCGGCCAAGAACCTGACCAGTGAGCAGATGAAAGAGGAATACCAAAAGAGGATAGATGTACTTAATTACATGATGAAAATCAATGTGAGCAATCATATCGAGTTCGCCAAGATAATCGCCGGGTTCTACAGAGACCCAGAAACCATGGTTTCCAAAGCCCGTCAGACCTTGTACGGCCCCAACTTACCGGAACCAACCTCCCAATAGATAAACGGGCACGCTCTAGCCACTTTATCGCGACATTTGCTCCCTAGCACGGTCCAGATTAGATATTCCCTGCGCAAATGTCGCGGAGGGAAGCCTAGGATTCTCAAGGATGGTTCCTCGTCCAAGGGCACCAACCGATTCTGCACTGAGGAAACTGAGCGCGAATGATGGCCCCCGGTCGGTCCACCGCGCCATATACGCGTTCTCACTTCTTCTTCCCCATTCTGCTCATTCCCCAATACCCATATTGATGTACAGGAATATATAATTTGCTACGGAATGTAGCATATGTAGCTTTTTAGTAGGGAAGGTTTGAAATAGTAGCACAGGTATATTATTGGCGTGGCTAAGAAGGTTAAGCAAGCTCAGTTCAACATCCGGATGGACCCGGAGCTGTACAGGCGTTATCGCGAATATTGCGAGGCCAATGGCCTGGACCCTGTTCTCCAGGTAATCAATTATATTCAGAGGCTTGTCCAGGCTAAGTACAATATTCAGGAGAAGCTCTGGGAGGTCATAAGGAAAGAAGGCTAGGCGGTCGGGGTTTTATTTGGGGGTGGAGGGACTTCGTTTGACTTTCTTTTAGACCCCCCATCTTACAATATCGAATCGCTTTGCGAGCAGAGCCGCCTCCTTTTTCTCAAAAGCTGAGGGGTTGAAAGCCGCTATAACGCTTGCGCTGTGCTCGATACAAGCGTCACAGACGCATTTCACAAACCTTAGCGATTCCTGGAATGGGACGAATGGCCTGATAAGCTCCAGCGCATCGAGGAAAATTAGGGGCCGTTCGGCCGAGCGGATATGCGCCAGCGCCTCTCTCTGGACCTCGTAACCGAGCTTGGTAGGGGGGATGGCCTCCTTGCTTGTTGAGGTCTCCGTCAGCCAGATGAAATCCACCTTCGCCAGTCCGTATCTCTCCCTGAGCTTCGCTGGTGAAATGGGTGTGAGGCAGATAGCCTTTCTAGATAACGAAAGAAGGCCAAGGAGTCTATAGGCTTCGGGGCCTGAGGCCATCAAGAGTGATGAGGTTGCGGGCAGCGGGAGGGGCCGGGAGTAGGACCGCACGAGTCTTGAGGACTCGCCGAGCGGCCTGGCTGTGTCGAAGCATTTAGAAATTGATAAGAGTTCACGGTCAGACAGGCAGAGTGGGTCTAGAGTGGCCAGAAAGGTGGCTCCGTGCTCAGAAGCGCCATCAGAGGTGCCTTTCACGAACCGGAGTACGGTCTCCAGGCCGAGCTGTGCCATCAGATATTCGATGTCGTCGAGGAAAAGAACCCCGCCCCTTTTCCTTTTCATATAGGATATCACTCTTCCCAAGACTTCGTACTCGAGGTCCTGGGGACGGGCGTGGGGCTGGCTGGCTCCGGTGTACTCAGTAATCCAAAGAAAGTCCGTACCCTCAATTCCGTATTTTTCCTTCAATCGATTTGGGTGTACACCGCTGACCACCATTCCATTCCTATTTTTCAGTAGCGCGTGAAAGATGCGGTAGGGGGGTGAGGGGGACGGCGAGAGGAGGAGGGAAGAGCGCCCTGGCAGACCGAGCTCTTTGATAGAACGAGCGCTCCTCACCATCTCTGCAGGAATTGTCTCAGGAGTGGAGGTGTCTCCCGCTAAAACCATGGGCTTGCGCTCCCTCTGGGGGGGGCCGCCAGGGGGGCCCATGCTCGGAAACCTCTCCTTGCTCAGATCCCTTTCTGTCAAGCGCCTTGGATTTGGTTTACGGGTATATCATTTCTTGCATCAACGCCCTCTCGGGCAGTTCTTTCTACCACTGAGACAGATGGGAGTGGTCGACACCACCTCTTTCACTTACCCCCAGGCTCTTTTTAAATACCACCTTCTTGATGGCATTCCTGAATGCTGCGTCACACCTTCGTTTTTCTAAGGGGTGTGGGCAGGGCGATGGAGCGGAGGCTATGGAGCGTTGGGGTGCGGGATTGGAGGGATTTTCTCGAGACGCCGAAGATTCCGGGCATTGGAAGGGAGAGAAAGGCCGCGTTTGATGCCCATCTGCTCGCCTTAGATAGGTGCCTTATCAGGGGTAATGCAAGCGTTCTTTTCGAATCCCTTCCGGTGCGGGAACGCTGGAGAATTTATCCCGACTTTAGGCACCGCGCCGCTTTTCTAGACATCGAGACCACCGGCCTAGATATCAGGGCTGACATCACGGTTGTGGGAGTTTTCCTAGCCGACCGCTACACGCCACTCATCCGTGGCATCAATCTGTGCGAGGCTAACCTCCGGAGGGTCCTGAGCAACACCGATATTCTTGTCACCTTCAATGGCTCGTCCTTCGACCTTCCAATGCTCAGGGCATCTTTCCCATCACTACCCCTGAACTTCCCCCACCTCGACCTCCGTCACATTGCGCCCCGGGCCGGTCTACATGGTGGGCTGAAGAGGGTCGAGAGGGCGCTGGGCATCTCCCGCCCCCGCGAGATTCGCCTCCTGGTCTCTCACGATGCGGCCTATCTGTGGAGAATTTGGGAAAGGAAAGGCAGTCGAAACGCCCTACGGCTGCTCATCGATTACAACCGCGCCGATTGCCAGAATCTGAGAGCCGTGGCAGACGAGGTGGTCAGGAGATTGGCGGAAAGGGTGGGACTGCGGGCCGGCGCGGTCAGCGCATCGGGGCCGAGGTCCTGGCCACAACTCTGCGGAGCGATTTCGGTGAGCTCTTCCACCTATATTTAAATAGCAGCTTGTCCATTTAAAACGACCGAAGGCCCTCCGTCGGGGGCCTGTGAGGTGCTAAAAATGTACAGACCCTTTGTCGCAGCCCTCGTGCTTTTCGTGACTGCCCTTCTGGCCGTCCCGACCGGCTCCGCCCTTCCCCCTTCTGCCTGGGAGGAGGGGAGGGAGAAGGAGATAACTGGCCACTCCTTCGACGAGGAGTATTGGACCAAGGACGCCATTACCAACACGACCGAGGATGGCGTGGAGGCGAGCTTCAGCATCTCCTACTGCAACTACAAGGATGTGCAGGCCTTCCTCATTGCCCTGAACACAATCAAGAAGAACGGCACCCTCGGAACACTCCCCTGGCAGCTCTTCGGAATGCACTACTACACAAAGAAGGGCACGGAGAATTTCCTGGCGGCCGTTCTTGCGTTTCTGCTCGCCTACAACGACACGAACGGAAACGGGATGCCAGACCACGGGAACGAGCCGACCTACTATGTGATTCCGTTCGGCGTCTCCGACTCTCTCAAGAACGTCTCGGAGAACTTCGTTCCCGATGTGTCGGTCATTCCCGCCGAGAAGCTCGGCGACGGGCACTACAGGTTCGGCATGCGCTACCAGAATATGTATGCCAAGATAATAGACGCAAACAACATCGTCTCGTTCTGGCTCTCCGCAGCCCTGCCCATCTACATCGCGCGATTCAGCGAGCTGAGCATAATATACGATATCAAAATAAACCCGGAGTCGGGGAACGCGACGGCAGAGACCTTCTACACCCTCGGTCAGGTGGATAGGCTCTGGCTGTGGGGCGTGAACGTCGGCAGGGAGGCCCTGCCGGAGAGTTTGGGAATCGCCGCGGTGCACTATGTCGCCATTTTCGCCGCACGGTACGAGTTCACGGGGAGCTCAACCGGGACGAGGGTCTCAGCCGGCGTGAACAAGCCCATTGACGAGAACCTGACCCTTAGAATCGGGAGGGGCGAGAGGGCGATGGAGATAGGGTACAGGGGGACCTTCGACCTGAAGGACGAGGTTACCGGTAATTATATCGAGAAGGATAAGCGGGCCTATAATTCACTAGTGGCCGCGAGGCCGGGCGACACCTGGCTGATTCGCTGGCAGGCGGGCTTCTCCCTCGATGTCCTCTGCACCATGGCCTACGGCCTTAGCAAGCAGATGCGGGAGAAGTACTCCTCCCCCCTCGACCTATATCTGAAGGGAAGGGAGGGGTTCTGGGCCGCGGCCCTGTGGTACGGCGTCGCCTTCCCGTCCTGGAGGGGCTACAGGGTCGAGCACGACCCGACGTATACAGTCTTCTTTGGTCCTGAGCCCGCCGAGAGACTCAGGGACTTTTGCAGGAGCGCGATAGTGATTGGCGGGCTCCTACTGGTCGCCGCTCCAGCACTGGTGGTCACTCGATGGAGGAAGGATTGAAGTCCGGAGGGACGGGAGTCACCGGGACATGGTATAGAACCTGCAGCCGCCGACCGCTGAGGTCGCCTTCGATGAGCTGAGCGGCAGCCCGTCAGGGGAGGGGTCCGCTCACCAGCGTGAACTTACGAAGCCTTTCAC from Thermoplasmata archaeon encodes the following:
- a CDS encoding ribonuclease H-like domain-containing protein; amino-acid sequence: MLRHTFVFLRGVGRAMERRLWSVGVRDWRDFLETPKIPGIGRERKAAFDAHLLALDRCLIRGNASVLFESLPVRERWRIYPDFRHRAAFLDIETTGLDIRADITVVGVFLADRYTPLIRGINLCEANLRRVLSNTDILVTFNGSSFDLPMLRASFPSLPLNFPHLDLRHIAPRAGLHGGLKRVERALGISRPREIRLLVSHDAAYLWRIWERKGSRNALRLLIDYNRADCQNLRAVADEVVRRLAERVGLRAGAVSASGPRSWPQLCGAISVSSSTYI
- a CDS encoding type II secretion system F family protein, yielding MAELAFWKQTRPMTLEEIYGPRIEKQTNWRLIIYLIAGAVSAVNILVAVLIQTGVVELGALKPLDFLVIALLCAIGPYGFYEHRRYKKIKALEEKLPDFLRDLAESGKFGMTLAASIRTASKGRYGDLTPEIKRMANQIGWGVSATEALRHFSERLNTPLINRTCGIIIKASNAGGNVADILTLVSTDIKENQIMQAEKELNMKAYMVVIYVAFFVFLATVLILNAVFIPQIEAAGGTGASEISAGGMTTVNAQLIPQVRFIYLASALIHGIGDGVTAGILENGQIPNGLRHSFFMVLIAYLALRVMLI
- a CDS encoding type II secretion system F family protein; its protein translation is MVHKEERKRTLFERLETKPSAPIQPGREDQLAKARIPHQVKLSRGTVPYHEALSNYQKYARILMSPFIKKYFSHIGEGSKLEMDLLKAHMKFRVEDFLAYVWFTVFLLIAAALISGVIIGALALAYKIPTPILLLVYILLALMPLIAYIVLMHTPASRASSRGKDIDKKIAHAMNFISTLASADVTIDVIFSELAKQKIYGEIQKEAQWITRDIELLGKDVLTAIREAAARTPSAKFQDFLQGVVTTTLSGGQLKPYFILKAEQYSRLAKLESKKNQETLGMLAESFVTVVVAMPLFLIVMMSLMALVGKTSGSSILLLYLIVFLMIPLSQFGFIIAIQSMTEEA
- a CDS encoding type II/IV secretion system ATPase subunit produces the protein MVTRVEKKTASGQPQGTIGRLASSFLKNRPRRILLPKASTVEEMAKQTEQQRKNLPTIIPKITNEKLEEIEIQPIKEPFSFVRILYNRDLNEYIYEVIEPQLSLEESRVLDFLMKAMIKTMEYHFDESTVKEKEDYIKNHIRQLLKKIGLGLNEVTLQKVTYYMIRDFVGYGPIDVLMTDELIEDISCDGPGIPLFIYHKKYESMRSNIVFKNDAELDSFVISLAQKCGKHISVAEPMLDATIPDGSRLQATLAREVTTRGSSFTIRRFRANPFTPPDLLRVKTMSAEMLAYLWLAVEQGESIVVCGGTASGKTSTLNAILLFIPPAMKIITIEDTREINLPHENWIAGLTRSGFGARGPNGKLAGEIDMYDLLRAALRQRPQYLIVGEVRGIETYTMFQAMATGHTVFSTMHADSVKSMVYRLENPPINLPRILLSSLNIVVIQAQVKVGKGIARRIRSIVEIVGIEQETNELITNTVYVWNSADDNFTYNGHSFLFERIMSMKNMTTSQMKEEFKRRVEIIEWMGKANVRNYIEVASIISAYYKDPEATIKKVRSELYGT
- a CDS encoding type II/IV secretion system ATPase subunit, whose amino-acid sequence is MEKSETSAASERKTPAASLAEMLARRKPRRVMLPKSSTIEEMEEVTKEAERAPTIIPRITDPKIEEIEIRPIREPYSYVRITLNRETNSYLYEVIEPQLNEKEKEILAFLKDTISKTLDYTLEEATTKDKEEYLRKSIDALLLSRGIKLSDTSKDKIMYYIIRDFVGYGIIDVMMIDPNIEDISCDGTRVPIYIFHRKYQSMKSNLVFNTDDEANSFIIGLAQKCGKTISVAEPLLDATVPDGSRLQATLAREVTTRGTSFTIRRFRDNPFTPCDLMRMKTMSVDIVAYLWLAIEHGESMFVVGGTASGKTTTLNALFLFIPPQMKIVSIEDTREINIPHENWIAGLTRQGTGGKGGSKTVSDIDMFELMRAAMRQRPQYLIVGEVRGKEAYTLFQAMATGKTVYSTIHADSVRSMVHRLENPPIELPRLLLSSLNLVLLQGQVKVGRQMTRRVKGIIEIVGIEPETNELITNTVFSWNPANDVFTYNGHSFMFEKIMSAKNLTSEQMKEEYQKRIDVLNYMMKINVSNHIEFAKIIAGFYRDPETMVSKARQTLYGPNLPEPTSQ
- a CDS encoding DUF835 domain-containing protein, with protein sequence MGPPGGPPQRERKPMVLAGDTSTPETIPAEMVRSARSIKELGLPGRSSLLLSPSPSPPYRIFHALLKNRNGMVVSGVHPNRLKEKYGIEGTDFLWITEYTGASQPHARPQDLEYEVLGRVISYMKRKRGGVLFLDDIEYLMAQLGLETVLRFVKGTSDGASEHGATFLATLDPLCLSDRELLSISKCFDTARPLGESSRLVRSYSRPLPLPATSSLLMASGPEAYRLLGLLSLSRKAICLTPISPAKLRERYGLAKVDFIWLTETSTSKEAIPPTKLGYEVQREALAHIRSAERPLIFLDALELIRPFVPFQESLRFVKCVCDACIEHSASVIAAFNPSAFEKKEAALLAKRFDIVRWGV